GCACTCGGCTGGCGAGCGGGCTTGGACTCAAGGGCAACGGCGCTGCGCGCGTCGGTTGGGGTCCCCAGCGTCGAGCCAGACCGAGATCCAGGTGTCCCAGCTCACGCGCCGTGGTGGCGTCGCGGTCGTCGCCGTCGTGGCGCTCCTGCAGTCGTTCGTGCTGCCGCCGGCCTCCGCCGGTGCCGCACCCACCGCCCCGGCAGCCACAGCTGGTCACGAGGTGGCGTCGTCGGGTCCGTACCTCCCGGCCGGGTTCGCCTGGCTGCGCGACGCACGCTGGACCGCGATGATCGTCCACCGGGTGGCGGGCAGGTCGGCGACGGCCGATGAGGTGGAGGCCGTCACGAGCGGGCTTGCCGATCACGACGTCCGCTACGCCGACATCACCCGATGGTACCAGTCGACGGCCGACGGTCGCGCGGTGACGGTGACCGAGCTGTACGCCAACACCTTGCACCGGGTACCCGATCAGGGCGGGCTCACGTTCTGGTCGAATCGGCTGGCCCAACCGGGCGAGACCATGTCGACCATCCGTGCCGACGTCTTCGGGTCCTACGAATGGTTCCTGCAGGCCGGCGGCACCAACGCCGGCTTCATCGATCAGCTCTACCACTACATCATGTTGCGGGCTCCGGACCCGAGCGGAAGAGCCCTGTGGTTGTGGGTGCTGGACCACGGGGCGTCGCGGCTCGACGTCGCCACGTCGTTCATCGCCTCGAAGGAAGGTCGACTGCTGCGTACCGCCGACGCGTACCGGCAGGTGTTGCATCGCGATCCCGACCCGGCGGGCGCCGAGTTCTGGTCCGAGCAGCTCCGCACGGTCGACGACCTCACACTGCGGGCGATCCTCACGGGCGCGGCCGAGGTGCTCGACCAGGCGGCCACCACCGCGTTGCCCGCCGGCCTCACCCCGCCGAACGGTGTGGGCGACTGCGGGACACCCCCACCGACGGACCCCGCCGCCTGGCGGGCGACCTATCGCCAGCTGCACGGCCGGGCCTGGTCCGGTGGCGACGGCGGCGCGTCCGCCCCGCTCGACGGCGGCGCGGTGTTGTTCGTCCATGGCGACACCGCACAAGGCGACGTCGACGCCGATGGTCGCCGCTCGCTGACCGGCTTCGTGCACAACACGATGGTGGTCGCGGTCGGCGGATGTTTGATCCCGATCACCGGACCCGATTTCGGCGCGGTGATCCCCGACGCGGCGGACGGTCACTACTACTGGCCGGCGGCCCCCATCGTCGACGGCAACGACATGTGGGTGCCCGTCGCCCGCATGCGCACGACGCACCCCGGCACCTGGGGGTTCGCCCAAGACGGGATCGACCTCGCGCACTTCAGCCTGGCGGGCGGGCGCGTTCCCACGTACCTCGGCACCGTCTCCACACCGATGTCGAACGACACCGTCGTCGCGTGGGGGAACGGCGAAGTGCGGGTCGCCGGCTGGTGGTACGTGTACGGCGTCGCCGCGGATGGAACGGGCGACGACGTGTTCGCGGCGCGGGTACCGGCCGGCCGGCTCGGCGACGCGTCGGCCTGGCAGTTCTGGGGCGCAGGAAGCTGGAGGGCCGATCCATCGGCCATCACCCCGGTGCTGGCGCCGACTGACACTCCGACCCCCCTCTCGCCGAGCATGGGGTTGTCCGTCGTCCAGCGCCCATCCGGCAAGTTCGTGATGATCACCAAGAACTACAACGTGTTCTCCAACGAGATCGTCGCGTGGGTCGCGTCGACGCCGCTGGGGCCGTGGACGCCATCGGGAACGCCGACCGAGCTGCCGGTCGAGCACAGCAGCTTCGGGCAGACCCTCAGCCAGTACTCGGTCGCCGCGCACCCGAGCCTGTCGACCGGCGACGATCTGCTCGTCTCGTGGTTCAACCTCTACTTCGGCGACGACGCGGTCCCCGACGAGGCGTACGCGCCGTATGGGCCGTTCTTCACCACCATCCCGGTCCCGGATTGACCGGACAGGCAGGCACGAACCGACTCGACGCGGCGCTGGTCAGGCCAACAGCTGGTACGTGGGGTTCAGCAGCGCGAGACGACCCTTGTGGCGGCCGACGGTGCCGGCCACCCGGAGCCGCCGGCCGACCGTGATGCCGGGCACGTCGCGCCGGCCGAGGAAGACGACCTGGATCTCGCCATGGGCGTCGGCGAGGGTGACCTGGAGGGAAGCCACGCCGGACCACGGCTGCACCTGCAACGCCCGGACATGGCCGGTCAAGTCGACGCGCTGGCGGAAACGCACCGCGGCGATGCCCTCGGCGGGCTCGGCCGCCACCAGGTGCAGGTCGACGGGTCGACCCACCCGGCGCACGTCGCGTCCGAGCTCTTCTTCCTCGTGGCTGTACACGCCCGGCGTTCCGGTGTCGATGGTGGCATCGACGGTCAGTCGCCGCGCGCCGCCGTGATCGAGCTCCGCGGCCTGCTCGAGCACGTCGGCGGCCGTCAGGTTCGACCGCTTGCGCCCGGCGGTGAGGTGGTAGGGCACGAAGGTCACGTTGACGTGCGGGAGCTCGCTCAGCTCCTCGGCGATGTGGTCGCCGGTCCGGTCGTGCAACAGCCGGTGCCAGACCCGCCGGTACTCGGTGCGGGGCAACAAGACGGTGAGCTCGGTGTCGCCCGCCACGGTCAACTCGGCGGCGAGCTCCATCGCGCCGCGCGTCACTCGTCGGTCGGGGCACTCGATGATCTGGAGCGGAACCCGTGAGAGGCCGAGCTGGCGCCACTCCAGCGCGAGCATCTCGGCGCGTGGTTCGTCGATCGCCCAGTGGACGGCGCGGACCTCGTCGGGCATCAACGTCCGTGCATATTGGATCGCCCGAGCCGTCGGCCGATCCAGCTCGTCGACCAGCACCAACACCACATGGCGCTGCAGGATCGGCATGGTGGCCACC
This region of Acidimicrobiales bacterium genomic DNA includes:
- a CDS encoding DUF4214 domain-containing protein, with the translated sequence MSQLTRRGGVAVVAVVALLQSFVLPPASAGAAPTAPAATAGHEVASSGPYLPAGFAWLRDARWTAMIVHRVAGRSATADEVEAVTSGLADHDVRYADITRWYQSTADGRAVTVTELYANTLHRVPDQGGLTFWSNRLAQPGETMSTIRADVFGSYEWFLQAGGTNAGFIDQLYHYIMLRAPDPSGRALWLWVLDHGASRLDVATSFIASKEGRLLRTADAYRQVLHRDPDPAGAEFWSEQLRTVDDLTLRAILTGAAEVLDQAATTALPAGLTPPNGVGDCGTPPPTDPAAWRATYRQLHGRAWSGGDGGASAPLDGGAVLFVHGDTAQGDVDADGRRSLTGFVHNTMVVAVGGCLIPITGPDFGAVIPDAADGHYYWPAAPIVDGNDMWVPVARMRTTHPGTWGFAQDGIDLAHFSLAGGRVPTYLGTVSTPMSNDTVVAWGNGEVRVAGWWYVYGVAADGTGDDVFAARVPAGRLGDASAWQFWGAGSWRADPSAITPVLAPTDTPTPLSPSMGLSVVQRPSGKFVMITKNYNVFSNEIVAWVASTPLGPWTPSGTPTELPVEHSSFGQTLSQYSVAAHPSLSTGDDLLVSWFNLYFGDDAVPDEAYAPYGPFFTTIPVPD